A DNA window from Camelina sativa cultivar DH55 chromosome 17, Cs, whole genome shotgun sequence contains the following coding sequences:
- the LOC104759181 gene encoding uncharacterized protein LOC104759181: protein MVKALEDADEWEQRNGNDLVPNGHPAPRRNEDVKWEPPPREWVKCNTDGAWSGEDTTGGTGWVLRSERGDVLWMGAQAIRCARSAMEVEMEAMRGAISSMNHLGYTRIIFESDSLGLVNLLNSEEIWPAYAPLLYDIKGLLSSLQEFKIVYASRVCNCVADRVARESLSFGSYDPKLYSTMPLWVKQFVMVDKQSVIC from the coding sequence ATGGTGAAGGCGTTAGAGGATGCAGATGAATGGGAGCAGCGAAATGGGAATGATTTAGTACCTAATGGCCACCCTGCACCGAGAAGGAATGAAGATGTTAAGTGGGAACCTCCCCCGAGAGAGTGGGTTAAATGTAATACAGATGGAGCCTGGAGTGGAGAAGATACAACGGGTGGAACAGGGTGGGTCCTTCGTAGTGAACGTGGAGATGTACTGTGGATGGGAGCACAGGCCATTAGATGTGCAAGATCAGCAATGGAGGTAGAGATGGAAGCAATGCGAGGGGCAATAAGCTCAATGAACCATTTGGGTTATACAAGGATCATCTTTGAATCGGATTCTCTGGGCTTGGTTAATTTGTTAAACAGTGAGGAAATTTGGCCAGCATATGCTCCCCTTCTCTACGATATAAAAGGTCTGCTCTCGTCTCTGCAAGAATTCAAAATTGTGTATGCTTCAAGAGTCTGTAATTGTGTGGCTGACCGAGTAGCAAGGGAATCTCTCTCCTTTGGGAGTTATGATCCTAAGTTATACTCGACAATGCCTTTATGGGTTAAGCAATTTGTAATGGTGGATAAACAGAGTGTAATCTGTTAG